TGATAATTTTGGCATAGGTTGCAAGGGTGTAACCTGTGCTAATTCATACACTTTTGCGGTTAAAATCGCCCGTAAATAATCTGCCCCTGTTAACTGTTCACTATGCTGTTCTGACATATTATATCCTTTTATTCCCTCTTTGCATTACCACAAGTCTCCCCACCAAGTGCGGTGGGTTTCGCTATTATTTTTTATGTGGACAAGACGATAAACTTGCCACAAACTCCGCTAATTGAGCTTGGGCAATCATTTTTTTCTCGCCTGTACGGCGGTTTTTATATTCAATTTCGCCATTAGCAAGGTTCTTTTCGCCAATCACGAACATATGCGGTACGCCAATTAATTCCATATCCGCAAACATCACGCCCGGGCGTTCTTTACGATCATCAAAAATGACTTCAATGCCTTGTTGAGTTAAATCGGCATAAAGTTGCTCGGCAAATTGTTGTACATTGGCTGATTTGTGCATATTCATTGGTACAATCGCCACTTTAAACGGCGCAATGGCATCAGGCCAAATAATACCTCTTTCATCGTGATTTTGCTCAATAGCCGCCGCCACAATACGGGTTATCCCAATACCATAACAGCCCATGGTCATCACTAACGGCTTACCGTCCTCACCTTGGACAGTGGCATTCATTGCTGCCGAATATTTTTGCCCTAATTGGAAAATATGCCCCACTTCAATACCACGTCTAATTTGTAAATGGCCTTTACCGTCTGGACTTGGATCGCCCTCTACCACATTACGCAAATCGGCAATTTGCGGTGTGGCTAAATCACGTTCCCAGTTAATCCCAAAATAATGTTTATCATCAATATTTGCCCCAGCGGAGAAGTTATCCATATTAGCAACCGTACGATCAATTACCACAGGGATAGCTAAGTTTAACGGCCCTAATGATCCTGGTCCTGCCCCAATGGTGGCTCGAATTTCTTGCTCGGTGGCAAATTGTAAAGGGCTGGCGACAATATCTAATTTTTCAGCTTTAATTTCATTTAATTCGTGATCACCACGCACTAACAATGCCACAAATTGATGCTCACATTGCTCACTAGCACGCACAATCAAGGTTTTTACCGTTTTCTCAATCGGCACATTAAACTGCTCAACTAATTCCGCAATGGTTTTTGCCGTTGGCGTATCCACTAAACGTAAGGTTTCTGTGGCTTGTCCTCGCTCACCTAATGGCAAGGCTTCTGCTAATTCAATATTAGCGGCAAAATCGCTTTCTGTGGAAAACACAATATCATCTTCGCCACTTTGGGCTAACACTTGAAACTCGTGCGAAGCTGAACCACCAATAGAGCCAGTATCCGCTTGTACCGCCCGAAAATCTAAGCCTAAACGGTTAAAAATATTGGTGTAGGTTTGATACATTACCTCATAAGTTTGTTGCAAACTGGACTGATCAGCATGGAAAGAATAAGCATCTTTCATCAAGAACTCACGTGAACGCATAATGCCAAAACGTGGGCGAATTTCATCACGGAATTTGGTTTGAATTTGATAAAAATTTAAAGGTAATTGTTTATAAGAACTAATTTCACGCCGAACCAAATCAGTGATCGCTTCTTCCGCTGTTGGACTAATAATAAATTCACGATCACCACGATCTTTAAAGCGCAATAATTCTGGTCCATATTGCTCCCAACGCCCCGATTCTTGCCATAATTCTGCGGGCTGAACCACTGGCATTTCAATTTCCAAGGCACATTTATTCATTTCTTCACGAACGATATGTTCAATCTTCTTCAATACACGCATACCTGTGGGTAACCAAGTATAAAGCCCCGAGGCAAGCGGACGAATCATTCCTGCTCGTAACATTAATTGGTGGCTCACTATCTGTGCATCATTTGGGGTTTCTTTTAGGGTTGAAAATAAATATTGACTTGCTTTCATCTCGCTTATTCCTAATAAAAAATGATGCCCATTATTGTTGTTATCCGCTAATGGGCAGAAAAAAGTGCGGTCAATTTTCCAGCTATTTTTATACTTCAATAAGCTGTTCTAATTGCCATAATTCATTCAATGTTTGTCGCCGTCTAATTAAATAGGCTTGATCACCGTCAACCATCACTTCAGCTGTGAGTGGATGAGAATTATAATTTGATGACATACTTGCCCCATAAGCCCCTGCCGAACGCTGTGCAATAAAATCCCCTTGGGCAATGGCTAAGGAACGTTGTTTACCTAAAAAATCCGAGGTTTCACAAATAGGTCCTACTACATCATACACTTGTTTTTCTCTGACTAAACGGCGATCTACCTCAATAATTTGCATATAAGCCTGATACAAAGCCGGGCGAATCATATCATTCATACCCGCATCAACAATGGCAAAATGGCGATCTTCGTGGCTTTTTAAGTATTCTACTTTACTGACCAAAATCCCTGCATTAGCGGCAATAGCTCGCCCCGGCTCAAGAATAATTTCTAGCGGATACTCTTGCAGTTTGGCTAATAAGGCTTTGGCATATTCCGTTGGGTGTGGTGGTTGCTCGTTATTATAGGTAACCCCTAAACCACCGCCTAAATCAAGATGCTGTAAAACAATGCCGGCTTGCTTTAATTGTTCCATTAAGACAATTAACCGATCCGTTGCATCAAGAAAAGGTTGTAACTCGGTTAATTGCGAACCAATATGACAATCCATTCCCACAATTTGAATATGGGGTAATTGGTTAGCTTTTGCATAAACCGCTGGAGCTTGTTCCACGCTAATACCGAATTTATTTTCCTTTAATCCTGTGGAAATATAAGGGTGAGTATGGGCGTCCACATCAGGGTTGACGCGTAACGAAATAGGGGCAATCTTATTTAATCGCCCTGCCACTTGGTTAATCCGTTCTAATTCTGCCTCTGATTCCACATTAAAACAACGAATACCCACCTGCAAAGCACGCTCAATTTCTTGCTCACTTTTGGCGACACCAGAAAATACAATTTTACTTGCCTCACCACCCGCTGCCAGAACGCGTTCTAACTCCCCTTGCGATACAATATCAAAACCAGAACCCAATTTAGCCATAACCTGCAATACCGCGATATTAGGACAAGATTTCACCGCAAAACAAATTAAATGCGGGTGATCGCCAAAGGCTTGATCAAAAGCATGCCAATGTCGCTCAAGAGTGGCTTTAGAATAAATATAAAGTGGTGTACCAAATTGTTCAGCAAGCTGTGCCACTGGCAATTGTTCCGCCATTAATTGATCTTGTTGATATTGAAAAAAATCCATGAATAATCCTAATAATATGCCAATTTAATTTGTTTTTTGCTGTTGCTGTTCAGGAAAATAGAGCGGCCCTTTTACGCCACAAGCAGATAAACCAAGCCCTAATATCGCAATTAGTGAAAGTGCGGTGAGTTTTTTAATCATTTTTACCCCATATATCGGTAACCAATACCAAAGTAGCTCAACATTTTACGTTAAAAAAACCTGCTTGAAAATGGCAACAAACAAAGATAAGAATGTAACCACTAAAAAATGTCATTTCTCTTTATAAGAATATGGCGTTGACACGTTTTGTCTTACAAAAATTTTTTCAAAATAGACCGCACTTTTGTTATATTGCTTACCTTAACAGCAACAACGAAGGATTGAAAATGAAAGAGCAAATTTGTCTTATTACAGGAAGTACCCTAGGGGGTGCGGAATATGTGGCTGAACATCTTGATGATCTATTGCAACAACAAGGTTGGCAAACTCAACTATTACATGGGGCGGATTATAATGATGTAATAGAACAACCTCTCTGGTTAGTGATAACCTCAACCCATGGAGCAGGGGAAATTCCTGAAAACCTCAATCCTTTATTTGAACAAATTCAACAAGCTGACCTTGATCTCAGTGGATTAAAATTTGCGGTAGTGGGACTTGGTAGCTCCGATTATGACACCTTTTGTTTTGCAGTAAATAAAGTAGAGGATATTTTGCAAAGTAAAGGGGCGACTTTACTTTGTCCGTCATTACGCATTGATGTGGTAAAAGAAAGCGATCATGATCAATGTGCGGAAGATTGGTTGCCTAATTTTACTCAACAAATTATTTAAATTTTTAACAACAAATAAAAATAAACATATAACAAGCTGATCCTCGATCAGCTTTTTTGTTTAAATAAAAACCTTTTAAAACTGTGGATAACTCAACAAAAATCTTGTAAAAAAGCTGTTTTTAGCAAAATAATAACTTTTTCCCTAGATTTCATTGTGGATAACTTACGCAGTTATACACAATAAATTATATTGGGTTAATAAAGATCTTCACAATGATCAAAATGATCTAACTTATTTATTTTATTCAAAAAAAGGATCTTATTCACAAAGATCCTAAGATCCAATAATCAGAATAATAAGATCTTTATAGATAAATAAAGATCTATTAATGATCAGCAAAGCCATTTGAATAAGATCCTTTTTCACAAAAGCCATAAATCTACTTTTAAGCTAAACTAATTTTCAGTAAAATAGCCACCAATTATTTGTTATTTATAGAATGATCGAAATAGTCGATCAAAAAGGTTTTTATGTTTTATACGGAAAAATATGATGTCATTGTGATTGGTGGCGGACACGCAGGTACAGAAGCGGCACTTGCCCCCGCAAGAATGGGATTAAAAACCCTGTTACTTACCCATAATATTGATACTTTAGGACAAATGTCTTGTAATCCAGCTATTGGTGGTATTGGTAAAGGGCATTTGGTCAAAGAAATTGATGCCATGGGCGGATTAATGGCGACTGCTACTGACCAAGCTGGGATCCAATTTCGTACCCTAAATAGTTCAAAAGGTCCAGCAGTGCGTGCCACAAGAGCTCAAGCAGATCGTGTGCTTTATCGTCAAGCGGTTCGTGTGGCTTTAGAAAATCAAGCCAATTTGGATCTTTTTCAACAAGAAGTGACTGATATTATTTTAGAACAGGATCGGGTTGCGGGTGTGGTAACCAAAATGGGCTTAAAATTCCACGCTAAAGCGGTGATCCTGACCGCTGGAACTTTTTTAGCGGGTAAGATCCATATTGGGTTAGAAAATTACACAGGGGGACGAGCAGGCGATCCTGCTTCAAGTTTATTAGCAGATCGATTAAGAGATCTTAATTTGCGTGTTGATCGTTTAAAAACGGGAACACCACCACGTTTAGATGCTCGCACCATTAATTTTGATGTACTTGCTAAACAATTTGGCGATGACGTTTTACCTGTTTTCTCTTTTATGGGATCAGTGGATCAACACCCTCGTCAGATCCCTTGTTATATTACCCATACCAATGATCAAACTCATGAAGTGATCCGTCAGAATTTGGATCGTAGTCCAATGTATACAGGGATCATTGAAGGGATCGGTCCACGTTATTGCCCGTCCATTGAAGATAAAGTGATGCGTTTTGCCGAACGCAATGCTCATCAAATTTATCTTGAACCTGAGGGCTTAACCAGTAACGAAGTTTACCCAAATGGAATTTCTACTAGTTTGCCTTTTGATGTACAAATGAAAATTGTTAATTCAATGAAAGGGTTAGAAAACACCCGTATTGTTAAACCGGGTTATGCCATTGAATATGATTATTTTGATCCAAGAGATTTAAAACCGACTTTAGAAACTAAAGCTATTCAAGGTTTATTCTTTGCTGGACAGATTAATGGCACAACAGGTTATGAAGAAGCAGCGGCACAAGGATTATTAGCAGGCATTAATGCGGGTTTACAAGTTCAACAAAAAGAGGCTTGGTATCCACGCCGTGATCAGGCATATATTGGGGTATTGGTTGATGATCTTTGTACTTTAGGGACGAAAGAGCCTTATCGTGTATTTACCTCAAGAGCAGAATACCGTTTATTATTGCGTGAAGATAATGCGGATATGCGTTTGACCCCGATAGCTCATCAACTAGGTTTAATTGATGAACAACGTTGGGCGAGATTTAACCAAAAAATGGAAAATATTGAACGTGAAAGACAGCGATTACGCAGTATTTGGTTGCACCCTCGTAGTGAACATTTAGCGGAAGTGAATGGCATTTTAAGTTCGCCATTAGTACGAGAGGCAAGTGGCGAGGATTTGTTACGCCGCCCAGAAATTTCTTATGCAAAACTGACCGCACTTACCCCTTATCAACCGCCGTTAGTGGATAAAGAAGCGGCGGAACAAGTGGAAATTGCTATTAAGTATCAAGGTTATATTGAACACCAATTAGAAGAAATTGAAAAACAAAAACGCCACGAAAATACCGCAATTCCTGCCAGCTTTGATTATGCCAGTGTCGCAGGCTTATCTAATGAAGTACGCAGTAAATTGGAACAGCATCGCCCTGTGTCCATTGGGCAAGCAAGCCGTATTTCAGGGGTAACACCGGCAGCGATTTCCATTTTGTTGGTTTATTTGAAAAAACAAGGTATGTTGAAACGGGGTGAATAAGCAAACTATGACAACAGCATTAGCGGAAAAATTAAATTTATTGCTAAAACAGACCGCTCTTTCGATAACCGATCAGCAAAAACAACAGCTAGTGGATTTGGTGTTATTATTGGCAAAATGGAATAAAGCTTATAATTTAACCTCAGTGCGTGATCCTATGGAAATGCTGGTTAAGCATATTTTGGATAGTTTAGTGGTTAGCCCATACTTACAAGGACAGCGTTTTATTGATGTGGGTACCGGCCCCGGTTTGCCCGGTTTACCTTTAGCCATTATTAATCCAGATAAACAATTTGTGTTATTGGACAGCTTAGGCAAGCGTATCAGCTTTATTCGTAATGCCATACGAGAATTATCTTTGAAAAACGTTGAAACCGTATTAAGCCGAGTGGAAGTTTATCAACCCGATCATCAATTTGATGGCGTTTTGAGTCGAGCCTTTGCTAGCTTAAAAGATATGGTGGATTGGTGTCAGCATTTGCCGGCTGAAAATGGCAAATTTTATGCCTTAAAAGGGCAATATCAACAACAAGAAGTTGCTCAACTTGATGCGAAGGTCAATGTGGAGCAAGTAATTAACCTACAAGTACCAGAATTAATGGCTGAACGTCATTTAATTTTGCTTAAGAAATGATCGTTTTTATCTATCAAGGTTAATTTTGCTTTTCTTTACTTATAAAAATGTTAAATTTTTTCCAAAAATGTTAACTAGGTAACACTTTTTTTGTATTTAAAGGTTGAATAACCGCAAGAGTAACGTATAATTCGGAAGTATTTGTAAGGATAAGTTAAAGCGAATAAGGAATGTCTAGGATACTAGGAAATACAAGGGCTTTATATGTCAAGGTTATTCTCATTGAAGCCATTTTACTTGCAGTATTTTCTTTATTATTAGCGATTTATCAGCAACATTATGGCGTTTCTTTTTTATTTGGTGCAATTTCAAGTTTTATCCCACAAGTATTATTAATAGGTTTTGTTTTTTTTCGAGAAAAATCACAATATTTAACCAATAAAACCACCGCACTTTATCAAGGCGAAGGGATAAAATTTTTACTCACAATGTTTATGATTGCATTAGTGTTTATTTTTTATCAGGCAATTAATTTGGTTATTTTTTTTATCGCTTTTGTCTTTTTTCTCGCTTTAAATGTGGTATTACCTATGATTTTGCTGATAAAACAGCAGAAAAACCGTATTAGTTAATTTATTTTATAGGATAAATTTATTATGGCAGCTCATTCATCAGAATTAACCGCAACTGGCTATATTCAGCACCATTTGCACTTTCTTGCCTCTGGCGATTCTTTCTGGTCTATTCATCTTGATTCGCTTTTCTTTAGTGTGGTTTCTGGTCTTATTTTTCTTACTCTTTTTTATAAAGTCGCTAAAAAATCCACCAGTGGTGTGCCAGGGAAATTACAATGCTTTGTTGAAATGATTGTTGAATGGGTTGATGGCATTGTCAGAGAAAATTTCCATGGGCCACGTCATACGGTTGCACCTTTGGCATTAACGATTTTCTGCTGGGTATTTATTATGAATCTAATCGATCTTGTGCCAGTAGATTATTTGCCAGAAACCGCCAAAATGACAGGAATTGATTATTTACGAGCAGTACCTACTGCCGATATTAGCATTACGCTTTCTTTGGGGATTGGTGTATTTTTCTTAATCATTTACTACACTATTAAATCTAAAGGGGTAAAAGGCTTTGTCAAAGAATATACACTTCACCCTTTTAACCACCCTTTATTAGTACCTGTTAACTTGGTGCTTGAAACCGTTACATTATTGGCTAAACCGATTTCATTGGCGTTCCGTTTATTTGGTAATATGTATGCAGGCGAATTAATTTTTGTGTTAATTGCTGTAATGTATGGTGCTAATGGACTTATTGCGATGTTAGGTATTCCTTTACATTTAGTATGGGCTATTTTCCATATTTTAGTGATTACCTTACAAGCATTTATTTTTATGATGTTGACGGTGGTTTATTTAAGTATTGCTTATAATAAATCACAACATTAATAATAAAAAACTATGATTAACTTAACCCTAGCTTTTAGCTAGATCCTTTAAACTTTACGGAGAAAACTATGGAAACTGTAATTTCATCTACTATCATTGCATCTGCTATTTTGCTTGCGTTTGCAGCAATTGGTACCGCAATTGGTTTTGGTCTATTGGGCGGAAAATTTTTAGAGTCTTCAGCTCGTCAACCAGAACTGGCAAATAGTTTACAAACTAAAATGTTTATTATTGCCGGTTTATTAGATGCGATTTCTATGATTGCAGTAGGTATTTCTTTACTTTTCATCTTCGCAAATCCATTTATTAGTTTATTACAATAAAACAGAGTTGGATTTATTTTTAATCATTTAAATTAGCTTATTTTGCACTTAGGTTAATAAGCTAATCCCAACTCGAGGAGGACGTTGTGAATTTAAATGCAACATTAATTTGGCAAACAGTCGCTTTTGTATTATTCGTACTTTTTTGTATGAAATATGTTTGGCCACCAATTATTAAAGCTATTGAGGAACGTCAGGCAAAAATTGCTGATGCCTTGGCTTCTGCTGAAGCGGCTAAAAAAGAGCAAGCGGATAGCAAAAAATTGGTAGAACAAGAGTTGGCTCAAGCAAAAACGCAAGCACAAGAAATTGTTGATTTAGCCAATAAACGCCGTAATGAAATTTTAGAGGAAGTGAAAGCAGAAGCTGAGCAACTTAAAGCTAAAATTATTGCACAAGGTTATGCTGAGGTTGAGTCTGAGCGTAAACGTGTACAAGAAGAATTACGCGCTAAAGTAGCTTCTTTAGCTGTGGCTGGTGCAGAGAAAATTGTGGGTCGCACAGTTGATGAAGCAGCGAATAATGACATTATTGATAAACTTGTTGCTGAATTATAGAAGGAAAAGCCTATGTCGGAATTAACAACCATAGCTCGTCCTTATGCAAAAGCGGTTTTTGATTTTGCGGTTGAACAGCAAACGCTGGAAAAATGGACTGCAATGTTGAATTTTATGGCTGAGTTAGTAAAACAGCCTGAATTACAGTTGCTTTTATCTGGTGTAAATTCTGCACAAAAAACAGCGGAAACCCTGATTGATCTTTGTGCCGATCAGATTGATCAATATGGACAAAATCTTATTCGGTTAATGGCTGAAAATCATCGTTTAATGCTACTTCCGACTGTTTTTCAGCAATTTTTGTCTTATGTTGCTGAATATCAATCTATTAAAGAAGTAAAGGTTATTTCTGCTCAACCATTAACTCAAGCACAACAACAAAAAATTGCTCAAGCAATGGAAAAGAAACTTGCGGCTAAAGTTAAATTAGATTGTAGCGTAGATAGTGAGTTAATCGCAGGGGCGATTATTCGTACTGATGATATGGTAATTGACGGCAGTAGCCGAGGTCAATTAAGTCGCCTAGCAAATGCGTTGCAATTGTAAGAGGAACAAAACATGCAACTAAATTCAACAGAAATTAGTGAACTGATTAAAAAACGAATTGCCCAATTTGATATTGAGAATGAACCTCGTAATACAGGGACAATCGTTTCAGTGAGCGATGGAATTATCCATATCCATGGCTTAAGTGATGTAATGCAAGGTGAGATGATTGCATTACCCGGAAATAAATATGCGATTGCTTTAAACTTAGAGCGTGATTCCGTTGGTGCAGTAGTAATGGGGCCTTATACGGATTTGGCAGAAGGTATGGAAGTACAATGTACGGGACGTATTCTTGAAGTGCCTGTCGGTCGAGGTTTATTAGGACGCGTTGTTAATACCTTAGGGCAACCTATTGACGGTAAAGGTGAAATTGAAAATGATGGCTTTTCACCTATTGAAGTTATTGCCCCGGGCGTTATTGATCGTAAATCGGTGGATCAGCCTGTACAAACAGGTTATAAAGCGGTTGACTCAATGGTGCCAATTGGTCGAGGTCAACGTGAGTTAATTATCGGCGACCGTCAAACAGGGAAAACGGCTTTAGCCATTGATGCGATTATTAACCAAAAAGAATCTGGTATTAAGTGTATTTATGTTGCCATTGGCCAAAAGGCTTCTACTATTGCGAATGTTGTGCGTAAATTAGAAGAACATGGTGCTTTACAAAACACCATTGTGGTAGTGGCCTCTGCATCTGAATCTGCTGCATTACAATATTTAGCCCCTTATGCAGGTTGTGCTATGGGCGAATATTTCCGTGATCGTGGTGAAGATGCGTTAATCGTTTATGATGATTTATCAAAACAAGCGGTGGCTTATCGTCAAATTTCGCTTTTATTACGCCGCCCACCGGGTCGTGAAGCATTCCCGGGCGATGTATTCTATTTACACTCTCGTTTATTAGAACGTGCTTCTCGCGTGAATGAAGATTATGTAGAACGTTTTACTCAGGGTAAAGTAACAGGAAAAACAGGTTCATTAACCGCATTACCTATTATTGAAACCCAAGCGGGCGATGTTTCTGCTTTCGTACCAACGAACGTGATTTCGATTACTGATGGACAGATTTTCCTTGAGTCTAATTTGTTTAACTCGGGTATTCGTCCTGCGGTAAACCCGGGTATTTCGGTTTCTCGGGTAGGTGGTGCAGCACAAACTAAAGTGATCAAAAAATTAGCTGGGGGTATTCGTACCGCATTAGCACAATATCGTGAACTTGCCGCTTTTGCCCAGTTTGCTTCTGATCTTGATGATGCAACACGTAAACAGTTATCTCATGGACAAAAAGTAACAGAATTATTGAAACAAAAACAATATTCTCCGCTTTCTGTTGCACAACAAGCATTAGTATTATTTGCCGTTGAGTTTGGTTATCTTGATGATGTTGAATTAGATCGCATAGCGTCTTTTGAGCAGAGTCTATTAGAATTTGCCCAAGGGAATTATGCTGAATTTATGGCTGAATTAACCCAAACTGGTAACTATAATGATGAAATCAAAGATACATTACAGGGTATTTTAGATAAATTCAAAGCAAGCAGTTCTTGGTAATTCAATTAACGGAGAAAAACAATGGCAGGCGCAAAAGAAATAAGAACCAAAATTTCCAGTGTGCAAAGTACTCAAAAGATTACTAAGGCAATGGAAATGGTTGCTGCTTCTAAAATGCGTAAAACTCAGGATAGAATGTCATTATCTCGTCCTTATTCTGAGGCTATACGCAAAGTCATCAGCCATATATCAAAAGCTAATGTTGATTATAAACATCCGTTTTTACAGGAACGAGAAATTAAACGTGTTGCTATCTTAGTGGTTTCTACTGATCGTGGATTATGTGGCGGACTTAATATTAATTTATTTAAGACCGCACTTAATCAGATTAAGGAATGGAATGATAATAATATTGATTCTGTTTTAGGCTTAGTTGGAGCTAAAGGGATTAATTTTTTCCATTCACTCGGTTTAGATATTAAGGCACAACATTCAGGTATGGGCGATAATCCTTCGCTAGAAGAATTAATTGGTATTGCAAATCGATTATTTGAGGCTTATCGTGAAGGCAAAATAGATGCTATCTATATTGCTTACAATAAATTTGTTAATACCATGTCGCAAAAACCTATACTACAAAAGCTCGTTCCTTTACCTGAATTAGAAACAGATAATTTAGGCGAAGTAACACAAACTTGGGATTATTTATACGAACCTGATGCGAAAACATTATTGGATAGCTTATTGGTAAGGTATTTAGAATCGCAAGTTTATCAGGCGGTAGTTGAAAATTTGGCTTCTGAGCAGGCAGCGCGAATGGTCGCGATGAAAGCGGCGACAGATAATGCAACTAATTTAATTAAAGAATTACAATTAGTGTATAACAAAGCACGTCAAGCAAGTATTACAAATGAATTAAATGAAATTGTTGCAGGTGCAGCAGCAATTTAGGTCAATTAGAGGAACGGTAATGGCAACTGGAAAAATTGTACAAATCATCGGTGCGGTTATTGACGTTGAATTTCCACAAGATGCAGTACCAAAAGTATATGATGCCCTTAATGTTGAAACAGGCTTAGTGCTTGAAGTTCAGCAACAATTAGGTGGCGGGGTTGTTCGTTGTATCGCAATGGGATCATCGGACGGTTTAAAACGTGGTTTATCGGTTACGGATACGAAAAAACCAATTTCTGTACCTGTAGGAACAAAAACCTTAGGACGCATAATGAATGTGTTAGGTGAGCCTATTGATGAAAAAGGCGAGATTGGTGCAGAAGAAAGTTGGTCTATTCATCGTGCGCCACCAAGTTATGAAGAGCAATCTAACAGTACAGAATTATTAGAAACAGGGATTAAAGTTATTGACTTAATCTGTCCATTTGCCAAAGGGGGTAAAGTGGGGCTGTTTGGTGGTGCTGGAGTAGGTAAAACCGTTAATATGATGGAGTTAATCCGTAATATTGCCATTGAGCACTCTGGTTATTCTGTATTTGCGGGGGTCGGTGAACGTACACGTGAGGGTAATGATTTCTATCACGAAATGACCGATTCTAACGTATTAGATAAAGTTTCCCTC
Above is a window of Volucribacter amazonae DNA encoding:
- the proS gene encoding proline--tRNA ligase → MKASQYLFSTLKETPNDAQIVSHQLMLRAGMIRPLASGLYTWLPTGMRVLKKIEHIVREEMNKCALEIEMPVVQPAELWQESGRWEQYGPELLRFKDRGDREFIISPTAEEAITDLVRREISSYKQLPLNFYQIQTKFRDEIRPRFGIMRSREFLMKDAYSFHADQSSLQQTYEVMYQTYTNIFNRLGLDFRAVQADTGSIGGSASHEFQVLAQSGEDDIVFSTESDFAANIELAEALPLGERGQATETLRLVDTPTAKTIAELVEQFNVPIEKTVKTLIVRASEQCEHQFVALLVRGDHELNEIKAEKLDIVASPLQFATEQEIRATIGAGPGSLGPLNLAIPVVIDRTVANMDNFSAGANIDDKHYFGINWERDLATPQIADLRNVVEGDPSPDGKGHLQIRRGIEVGHIFQLGQKYSAAMNATVQGEDGKPLVMTMGCYGIGITRIVAAAIEQNHDERGIIWPDAIAPFKVAIVPMNMHKSANVQQFAEQLYADLTQQGIEVIFDDRKERPGVMFADMELIGVPHMFVIGEKNLANGEIEYKNRRTGEKKMIAQAQLAEFVASLSSCPHKK
- the lysA gene encoding diaminopimelate decarboxylase, whose translation is MDFFQYQQDQLMAEQLPVAQLAEQFGTPLYIYSKATLERHWHAFDQAFGDHPHLICFAVKSCPNIAVLQVMAKLGSGFDIVSQGELERVLAAGGEASKIVFSGVAKSEQEIERALQVGIRCFNVESEAELERINQVAGRLNKIAPISLRVNPDVDAHTHPYISTGLKENKFGISVEQAPAVYAKANQLPHIQIVGMDCHIGSQLTELQPFLDATDRLIVLMEQLKQAGIVLQHLDLGGGLGVTYNNEQPPHPTEYAKALLAKLQEYPLEIILEPGRAIAANAGILVSKVEYLKSHEDRHFAIVDAGMNDMIRPALYQAYMQIIEVDRRLVREKQVYDVVGPICETSDFLGKQRSLAIAQGDFIAQRSAGAYGASMSSNYNSHPLTAEVMVDGDQAYLIRRRQTLNELWQLEQLIEV
- the lptM gene encoding LPS translocon maturation chaperone LptM — translated: MKKLTALSLIAILGLGLSACGVKGPLYFPEQQQQKTN
- the mioC gene encoding FMN-binding protein MioC, which gives rise to MKEQICLITGSTLGGAEYVAEHLDDLLQQQGWQTQLLHGADYNDVIEQPLWLVITSTHGAGEIPENLNPLFEQIQQADLDLSGLKFAVVGLGSSDYDTFCFAVNKVEDILQSKGATLLCPSLRIDVVKESDHDQCAEDWLPNFTQQII
- the mnmG gene encoding tRNA uridine-5-carboxymethylaminomethyl(34) synthesis enzyme MnmG, with product MFYTEKYDVIVIGGGHAGTEAALAPARMGLKTLLLTHNIDTLGQMSCNPAIGGIGKGHLVKEIDAMGGLMATATDQAGIQFRTLNSSKGPAVRATRAQADRVLYRQAVRVALENQANLDLFQQEVTDIILEQDRVAGVVTKMGLKFHAKAVILTAGTFLAGKIHIGLENYTGGRAGDPASSLLADRLRDLNLRVDRLKTGTPPRLDARTINFDVLAKQFGDDVLPVFSFMGSVDQHPRQIPCYITHTNDQTHEVIRQNLDRSPMYTGIIEGIGPRYCPSIEDKVMRFAERNAHQIYLEPEGLTSNEVYPNGISTSLPFDVQMKIVNSMKGLENTRIVKPGYAIEYDYFDPRDLKPTLETKAIQGLFFAGQINGTTGYEEAAAQGLLAGINAGLQVQQKEAWYPRRDQAYIGVLVDDLCTLGTKEPYRVFTSRAEYRLLLREDNADMRLTPIAHQLGLIDEQRWARFNQKMENIERERQRLRSIWLHPRSEHLAEVNGILSSPLVREASGEDLLRRPEISYAKLTALTPYQPPLVDKEAAEQVEIAIKYQGYIEHQLEEIEKQKRHENTAIPASFDYASVAGLSNEVRSKLEQHRPVSIGQASRISGVTPAAISILLVYLKKQGMLKRGE
- the rsmG gene encoding 16S rRNA (guanine(527)-N(7))-methyltransferase RsmG: MTTALAEKLNLLLKQTALSITDQQKQQLVDLVLLLAKWNKAYNLTSVRDPMEMLVKHILDSLVVSPYLQGQRFIDVGTGPGLPGLPLAIINPDKQFVLLDSLGKRISFIRNAIRELSLKNVETVLSRVEVYQPDHQFDGVLSRAFASLKDMVDWCQHLPAENGKFYALKGQYQQQEVAQLDAKVNVEQVINLQVPELMAERHLILLKK
- a CDS encoding ATP synthase subunit I: MSRILGNTRALYVKVILIEAILLAVFSLLLAIYQQHYGVSFLFGAISSFIPQVLLIGFVFFREKSQYLTNKTTALYQGEGIKFLLTMFMIALVFIFYQAINLVIFFIAFVFFLALNVVLPMILLIKQQKNRIS
- the atpB gene encoding F0F1 ATP synthase subunit A; translated protein: MAAHSSELTATGYIQHHLHFLASGDSFWSIHLDSLFFSVVSGLIFLTLFYKVAKKSTSGVPGKLQCFVEMIVEWVDGIVRENFHGPRHTVAPLALTIFCWVFIMNLIDLVPVDYLPETAKMTGIDYLRAVPTADISITLSLGIGVFFLIIYYTIKSKGVKGFVKEYTLHPFNHPLLVPVNLVLETVTLLAKPISLAFRLFGNMYAGELIFVLIAVMYGANGLIAMLGIPLHLVWAIFHILVITLQAFIFMMLTVVYLSIAYNKSQH
- the atpE gene encoding F0F1 ATP synthase subunit C, which translates into the protein METVISSTIIASAILLAFAAIGTAIGFGLLGGKFLESSARQPELANSLQTKMFIIAGLLDAISMIAVGISLLFIFANPFISLLQ